From Arachis stenosperma cultivar V10309 chromosome 2, arast.V10309.gnm1.PFL2, whole genome shotgun sequence, one genomic window encodes:
- the LOC130963356 gene encoding uncharacterized protein LOC130963356, which produces MALLSFPYFPSHFPSLSFSPNTRRCSPSFKMSAQQTANTAIVWFKHDLRIHDHPALTVASSFQSLLPLYVFDRRILSRFSDEMLELLLFALQDLRNSLKERGSNLMIRFGNAEHVIQQLASEVEQVNASCVFAEQEVEYELYLLLDVVKECMKAVTVRERAPRIELWNTPFYDVNVLQNLPASYDDFKKLRLPITEPLQLSKLPAADMELDWGENDSRQLQSKKSNESVFLSQKGNAVGGGTNNVLNALAAYLRYFEGTAHDDWQEIHEKVRASESRNGASFIALVGPALSLGIISRRSVHYEAINYERERNAGFISSFGYSATTIAGAVDAVFSKEWYWLMALRNQTNNDGIHSTRTWKWNGFLIQYTVAGNDGPSVVLVHGFGAFSEHYRDNINDLAEAGNRVWAITLLGFGNSEKPDFVYTELLWAELLRDFIVDVVGEPVHLVGNSIGGYFVSIVSCLWSVLVKSVVLINSAGNVVPSYTYIPLPEDRKTSGASWLGSRVLLLYLRLRIQELVKKCYPTRTERADDWLINKMLRASYDPASPVVVESIFSFNLSIPLNFLIEEFREKVLIIQGMKDPISDSSSRVATLKEHCDGLVIKELDAGHCPHDEVPEQVNDILYEWIPRIESQILTGSPA; this is translated from the exons ATGGCTCTCCTCTCTTTCCCTTATTTTCCTTCTCATTTTCCGTCACTTTCCTTCTCGCCAAACACTCGGCGCTGCTCTCCTTCCTTCAAAATGAGTGCGCAGCAAACTGCTAATACGGCCATTGTGTGGTTCAAGCACGACCTCCGAATCCACGATCACCCAGCCCTCACCGTTGCTTCTAGCTTCCAATCACTCCTTCCTCTTTACGTCTTCGATCGCCGTATCCTCTCTC GTTTCTCTGATGAAATGCTGGAACTGCTCCTGTTCGCGCTGCAAGATTTGAGGAACTCCTTGAAGGAACGCGGCTCCAATCTCATGATTAGATTCGGGAACGCAGAGCACGTCATACAACAGCTTGCATCTGA GGTGGAACAGGTGAATGCCAGTTGTGTATTTGCAGAACAAGAGGTGGAGTATGAATTGTACTTGCTTTTGGATGTTGTGAAGGAGTGTATGAAAGCTGTCACGGTTCGAGAACGTGCTCCTAGGATTGAATTATGGAACACTCCATTTTATGATGTAAAT GTTCTGCAAAATCTTCCTGCATCGTATGATGACTTTAAGAAACTTCGACTACCCATAACTGAACCACTTCAGCTGTCAAAATTACCTGCTGCAGACATGGAACTGGACTGGGGTGA GAATGACTCTAGGCAACTGCAGTCAAAGAAATCAAATGAATCTGTTTTCCTGTCACAAAAAGGTAATGCTGTAGGAGGTGGAACAAACAATGTATTAAATGCCTTGGCTGCATATTTGAGATATTTCGAGGGAACAGCTCATGATGACTGGCAAGA GATACATGAAAAAGTACGTGCTTCTGAAAGTCGGAATGGAGCATCATTTATTGCACTCGTTGGTCCTGCTCTATCTCTTGGCATTATATCTAGAAGAAGTGTACACTATGAAGCTATCAACTATGAGAGAGAACGAAATGCAGGATTTATATCTTCCTTTGGATATTCAGCTACCACAATTGCAGGAGCAGTTGATGCTGTGTTCTCGAAGGAG TGGTACTGGCTTATGGCTTTGAGAAATCAAACAAACAATGATGGGATACACTCAACACGTACGTGGAAATGGAATGGTTTTCTTATTCAG TATACAGTTGCTGGCAATGATGGTCCTTCTGTTGTTCTTGTGCATGGATTTGGCGCTTTCTCAGAGCATTACCGTGACAACATAAATGATTTAGCTGAAGCTGGAAATCGTGTTTGGGCTATTACATTGTTAGGATTTGGCAATTCAGAAAAGCCAGATTTTGTGTATACTGAACTCTTGTGGGCCGAACTATTGAGAGATTTTATTGTTGATGTTGTGGGTGAACCTGTCCACCTTGTCGGGAACTCAATTGGTG GTTATTTCGTATCCATTGTTTCTTGTCTTTGGAGTGTTTTGGTCAAATCTGTAGTCCTAATCAACAGTGCTGGCAATGTCGTCCCTAGTTATACATACATACCTTTACCTGAA GATAGAAAAACCTCCGGCGCCTCCTGGTTGGGCTCTCGTGTTCTTCTACTATATTTGAGGTTACGGATTCAGGAGTTAGTTAAGAAATGTTATCCAACT CGGACAGAAAGAGCAGATGATTGGCTCATAAATAAAATGCTAAGAGCA TCTTATGATCCTGCTTCTCCTGTGGTCGTGGAAAGCATCTTCAGTTTTAATCTTTCCATACCTCTTAATTTTCTTATTGAAGAATTCAGGGAAAAGGTTCTGATTATACAG GGGATGAAAGATCCAATTTCTGACTCCAGTTCCAGGGTGGCTACACTGAAAGAACATTGCGATGGACTTGTAATTAAAGAATTGGATGCTG GCCATTGTCCGCACGATGAGGTGCCAGAACAAGTGAATGATATCCTTTATGAGTGGATACCTAGGATTGAAAGCCAAATTTTGACAGGGTCCCCAGCTTAA
- the LOC130961591 gene encoding autophagy-related protein 3 has product MVLSQKIHEAFKGTVERITSARTVSAFKEKGVLSVSEFVTAGDNLVAKCPTWSWESGEPSKRKPYLPADKQFLITRNVPCLRRAASVEEEYEAAGGEVLLDDEENDGWLATHGKPKETKSDEEEDLPSMESLEISKKELVKQISSYMGGDEEDDIPDMAEFEETDNIVTDPSTYLVAHEPDDDNILRTRTYDVSITYDKYYQTPRVWLTGYDESRMLLQQELVLEDVSQDHARKTVTIEDHPHLPGKHASIHPCRHGAVMKKIIDVLMSRGVEPEVDKYLFLFLKFMASVIPTIEYDYTMDFDLGSSSNN; this is encoded by the exons ATGGTTCTGTCTCAGAAGATTCACGAAGCTTTCAAGGGCACAGTAGAGAGGATCACGAGCGCTCGAACCGTCTCAGCCTTCAAAGAGAAAGGAGTTCTCAGTGTCTCCGAGTTTGTCACCGCCGGCGACAATCTCGTTGCCAAATGCCCCACTTGGTCCTG GGAATCAGGTGAGCCAAGCAAAAGGAAGCCATATTTGCCAGCGGATAAACAATTCTTAATTACTAGGAATG TGCCGTGTTTGCGAAGAGCTGCATCTGTTGAAGAAGAATATGAAGCGGCTGGAGGAGAAGTTCTACttgatgatgaagaaaatgatggaTGGCTAGCAACTCATGGAAAACCTAAAG AAACCAAATCCGACGAGGAAGAGGATTTACCTTCAATGGAAAGCCTAGAAATCAGCAAAAAGGAACTTGTTAAGCAAATTTCATCCTACATGGGAGGTGATGAGGAAGATGATATTCCGGATATGGCTGAGTTTGAAGAAACTGATAACATTGTTACAGATCCT TCTACATATCTAGTGGCTCATGAACCTGATGATGATAATATTCTACGAACCCGAACTTACGACGTCAGTATCAC GTATGATAAATATTATCAAACACCTCGAGTATGGCTTACCGGGTATGATGAG TCAAGGATGCTTTTGCAACAAGAACTTGTCCTTGAAGATGTTAGTCAGGACCATGCTCGCAAAACG GTAACAATTGAGGACCACCCTCACTTGCCTGGTAAGCATGCATCTATTCATCCATGTCGACATGGAGCAGTGATGAAGAAAATCATTGATGTTTTGATGTCACGTGGGGTTGAGCCAGAAGTTGACAA GTACCTGTTCTTATTCTTGAAGTTTATGGCCTCTGTAATTCCAACTATTGAGTATGATTACACAATGGACTTTGATCTTGGTAGCTCCAGCAACAACTGA